GAATTGCATGAGCTTGCCttcaaagaaaatttcaaaacgTTAGAATTACTCAAAGGACGTTCTTGAAATAATTAAGTGTTAAAAATTCTTGgtgaaatcaaaattttatctttggaATTCTAATTAACAACTCCTAATTGTCTCTTCCTTGAAATAATCCATTTGTAGGAGTTGAGAAACCTTCTCTGCTCTTAAACTAATAATTGTCAATAACGtgcaaatttaaaatttaactaTCATAGTTATGGAAGTCGTCCTCTGTTCAACATTGGAAGTTGTcctatgttttgaaaatattgaattcaattcattagtataaaataaaaattaatatatttcggagatataaaattaatacaattttatattttgtagAGCTTGAGTTATTTTCAGAAATTGATATTCGTTCACACACACCTCGCCAATAAatgttggcaaaaacttgtgtgagacggtctcactggtcgtatttgtgagacggatctcttatttgggttatccattaaaaaatattattttttatgctaagagtactgctttttattgtgaatatgggtagggttgacccgtctcacagattaaaatccgtgagacggtctcacatgagactcactcataaaTGTTTGGATCAATGAAACCAAATAATTTATTACTAGGACAACTAATTTTTcatcaaatcataaaatatcgatTTATTTCTCCATGAATAATTATCAATTATGCCTTCAAATGAACTAAACATAGCCATTTAGGCTAACCGAAAGGGGAGCCAAAAAAGAGAGGCTAGTGATCCACTGTTTAAGACTGGATTTATGGTTGTTGTAAGAGTTGTTATTCGGGTTGTAAATTGTAACTTCCATTTACCTCGTAGAATTTGAGACAATCTCCATTTGTTTAAACCAAATTAAATCGGCAAAAATAATCGTATTTTAGGTGATGtatatttgttgattttggtATTTCACGTTATCTATGaaactaaagatttaaaatgagtttataatgaacTATAATAGACTATAAGTTATTAATATTGAGTCAGATAGGAAATTTGAATACTTTCACTTGGAATACTATAATCAGAGGATTTTCTCGGAGTTCATTTCCTCATGTTGCAACTCTTTTCATTGAAATGTTGGTGAGTTCTGTGGTTCAACCGGGAACTCTGACTTATCCTTCCATTTTCAAGGCTTATTCTCAACTCGGTTTGGCTAAAGATGGTTCTCAGCTTCATGGAAGAATCATTAAACTAGGAATGGGATTTGATCCATTCATAAGAAACTCGGTTATACATATGTATACAAGTTGTGGGCTTTTGGGGGATGCGAGAAAATTATTTGACGATGAAAAATTCGATGTTGTTGCTTGGAACTCGATCATGATGGGACTTGCAAAGTGCGGGGAAGTTGAGGAATCTTGTAGATTGTTCGATAAAATGTCTTATAGAAATGAAGTTTCCTGGAATACTATGATAAGTGGTTATGTAAAAAATGGAAAGTGGATGGAGGCATTGAATCTTTTTGATCAAATGCACAGGGAAAAAGACATCAAACCAAGCGAACTTACGCTAGTAAGCTTGTTGAATGCTTGTGCGAGATTAGGAGCTTTTAAACAAGGAAAATGGATCCATACTATATCAAGAAGAACAATATTGAACTGAATGTTATTTTAGTAACAGCAATAATAGATATGTATTGCAATTGCCGAAACATTGAAATGGCACGAAAAGTGTTCGCAAGTGCACCGAGAAAAGGATTATTTTGCTGGAACTCCATGGTGTTGGGCTTAgcaatcaatgggtttgaaaaTGAAACTATGGAGTTGTTCTTGAAACTCAAATCTTCGAGTCTAAGAACCGATGCTGTCACTTTTATTGGAGTTCTAATGTCATGCAGTCATTCAGGTCAAGATAATCTAGCCAGGGAATACTTCTTATTGATGAAAGAAGCTTATAAAATTGAGCCATCCATTAAACATTACGGTTGTATGGTTGATGTGTAGGACGGGCTGGACTCATTGAAGAAGCTGTGGAGCTGATAAAAAGCAAGCCAATGAACCCTGATGTTGTTATATGGGGGGGTCCTTACTATCATCTTGTAACAGTTACTGTAACTTTGATATAGCTGAATGGGCAGCAGAGAATATGATTTAATCGAATCCCAACGGCATAGTTTCCATGTACTtatgttaaatgtttatgcagCCTCGGCTCATTTCAGGAAGGCAATACAGGAAAGAATATCAACGAAGAATAAAAAAATGCAGAACCAGAAGCAACCAGGATGAAGTTTGATTGAAGTGAATAGGGAAGTGCATAAATTTGTAGCTGGTGGCAAGTGGCATTTTCAAGTGCCAGATTTGTGGTCTTTACAGAACGAACCAGTTATGATCGAGGTTTAGAAGCATGAGCTTTATAGTCCTATTGTGGTTAATATCATGTTAAGAATTTTGAATCATAATGTTGTGCTAATTATGAGATCATTATTTTTGTAAAAGTCATGTTGTTGAGGGTATTTGAGGGAAGAATTAACAAGTTTTAGTTAGATTTCTTTTTTATTCGATTGTCTTGAACTTATCAAGGCATATGCAAGAAGGGAACGTCTAAATAAAAATTGATATCCCAGGATCAGATCCTCAAAGTACGGCATAAGCTTCGGATTTTCGGAGGTTGTGGTGTTGCCCTTTCCAAAATCATAGGATTTTTTGAAATGAAGGTGGACGGAAAACATCGATTGATTAGCAGCTGCGTTTTTCTGCTTGGGACCGGAAAAACCATCGATTGATGATAAAGATGAAGCAAATAAATTGGAGCTTCAAGACTTCGACCCTCAATGTTTTGGCTGGAGGCAGAGTCTCAATTCCAGAGACGAAAATAGTTCTCTCAGATTTAAACATTGTGCTCTTGTTACTTGGGTCTGTAAGATCGATATATTTTTCTTTCGAAGGAATTGTCACAGCACACTATTAAGTATCAAGAAGTTTACTTCATATATAGAATGTTACATTTTTCAAACGTTACGAAGTAACATTAGGATTCTGCTCTTTAAATTACTAATACACCAGAGGATGCAATAAATTAAAGTAGTTCAGGTTCTAGAGAAgctataacaaaaatacaagttTTAATCCCCCTATGCTGTAGAAACTGCTAGATCAAACTCCTATATACAACCGCCAGGTTTCTGTTTCCCCGAAGAAGAACCAGTCACATGCGAACACAAAGATCTCGCCTGTCCTCCCCGGCCACGGTAGGACAAGTCTATGTCTACCAGCCGAACATTTTTGCAAGGCAGAGTCGGACTGCATTGTATATTCACGGCAACTTTTGTGTTCGAAATTCCCCTTATGTTCTTGAATGTAACATCTTTAATCTGCACCGCTGAGCTCAACATATTCTAGAGACAACAAAAAGAGTAATCATAATGTGTAACTAAGATGGTTTGACAAAATGGAAGCATTAAATAAACACTCCAATCATCTCTAAGGCGGCGAAAAAATACCAGGGATAGTTCAGAATTTACCTGCAGTTTACAACTTCCAGACGGGCAATATTGTTGATCGATGATAATAGGATTGCCTGTATTTATTATGTCAATGTTCTCAAATATTATATCAGAAGCCAAACTATACAAAGAGGGTGCCCATGTTTTTATCCTCAGGCCATTTTCTGCACCGATGAAAGTGCAGTTCCTAACGTGTATACTGGTAACATATTCCGTTTCATGGGTCCTCCCAAGGCTTCCAACGCTTATGCCATGGCCAGGCCCACAAACAACGTCAAAAATATCGATGTCCTGGCTGCCCGCTACCATGGATACACAGTCATCCCCTGTGTGAATTTTGCCGTGAACAATCTTAATTTTGGTTGAGCTTCCTATGTGAATTCCATCGGTGTTCGGGCTGTTTCCGGGTGCTGTCAATATCACGTGGCTGATGTTCATGTTGTGGCATGCAAATAGGTACATGTGGGCATTTTTGCTGTTGACTGATGCTAGATTACGGACCCTTGAATTCGTTATGAAATCGAACCTCAACGTCTGCGAAAAGTTCAatgaaaaacaagaaaaaatgcTGTGTTTGTCATTCCTTGCTGTAAGATTTAGAGGCTACATGGTTCGAAGAACATTGCTCAGAATCTCGGAACCATCCACAGATCCCTTGGAAAGAAGGAGAAATTTATGGCAAAGGAATATTAATCGTTCCATTCACACGAAAAGTTATAAATGCTTGGGTATTGAAAATTATCCATCAAGATTTTTTTCATACAAAAGGTAATTGAAAGTTAGTATATATTCCATCAATTTACTTCGAATAGAAGTGTTGGGAAAAATGTCAAGACAATGGAAGAGACGGATAGAAGAAAagccaaaattttttttttggaataaaGCAGTTAATATATTTCCGTTACTCAACATAATATGGAAATAAATGAATTCAATACAAAAACAagtaaaagaaaatgaagaggaAATAGTAATTAATGAACTTACAACCGGGAGAACCCTGCACCTAGTATTCTTTCTACAATCATTGTAAGGCCATGCCGCCGCCCCTTTGCCATCC
This region of Primulina eburnea isolate SZY01 chromosome 14, ASM2296580v1, whole genome shotgun sequence genomic DNA includes:
- the LOC140813191 gene encoding exopolygalacturonase-like, whose amino-acid sequence is MYLFACHNMNISHVILTAPGNSPNTDGIHIGSSTKIKIVHGKIHTGDDCVSMVAGSQDIDIFDVVCGPGHGISVGSLGRTHETEYVTSIHVRNCTFIGAENGLRIKTWAPSLYSLASDIIFENIDIINTGNPIIIDQQYCPSGSCKLQNMLSSAVQIKDVTFKNIRGISNTKVAVNIQCSPTLPCKNVRLVDIDLSYRGRGGQARSLCSHVTGSSSGKQKPGGCI